In Pyxicephalus adspersus chromosome 12, UCB_Pads_2.0, whole genome shotgun sequence, a genomic segment contains:
- the S100A16 gene encoding protein S100-A16 encodes MASSCSELESAIEILVRNFYTYAEKKGKHDKMNKKEFRKMVSQELQHVLTNTQNKEAANKLIQSLDTDEDGKISFDEYWTLIGEIARKLSQQMAMQCQEGP; translated from the exons ATGGCGTCCAGTTGCAGCGAGCTGGAGTCGGCCATCGAGATTCTGGTGCGTAATTTCTACACGTACGCGGAGAAGAAGGGGAAACACGACAAGATGAACAAGAAGGAATTCCGCAAGATGGTGTCACAGGAGCTCCAACACGTCCTGACA AATACACAGAACAAGGAAGCCGCCAACAAGCTGATCCAGTCTCTGGACACGGACGAGGACGGGAAGATCAGCTTTGATGAATATTGGACTTTGATTGGAGAGATCGCCAGGAAGCTGAGCCAACAGATGGCCATGCAGTGCCAGGAAGGACCCTAG